Within the Pengzhenrongella sicca genome, the region CGCGATTCGCCGCCGGCCGAGCCCGATGAGATAGGTCGTCGCGGCGTAGGCCGCCTCGGCGTTCGCCATGGTCACGTGATCCGTCGGGCCGCGGAAGATCCGCTCGCCCAGCAGGACGAGCGGGTAGCCGACGGTGAACTCGGCGCGGTCCTCCTCGCCGAGGGCGAGCGGGCTGAAGATCAGCCCGTCGGTCATCCGCCGGCGGTTGCCGTGCAGCACCTCGAGCTCGCGGTCCCGCTGCGCGCCGGTCTGCTCGATCAGCACCGTGACCCCGCACTCCTCGCCGGCCTGGATCACGAGGTCGGCGAGCTCGGCGAAGTAGGGCTGGCTGAGCTCGGGTACCGCGAGCCCGATCATGCCGGTGCGGCCCTGGCGAAGGTTGCGCGCGGACACGTTGACCTGGTAGCCGAGCTCGGCGATCGCGGCCTCGACCCGGGACTTCGTCGCGGGGCGGAGGTAGGCGTAGCCGTTGACGACGTTCGACACCGTCTTGACCGACACGCCCGCAAGCCGAGCGACGTCGTGCATCGTCGCGGACACCTGCGACCGTCCTTCCGGGCTCCGCGTCGGGCCGGGTGCCCGCAACGTCTCCTCGCCAAACTTACATCGTTGTACGGGCGCGATGACAGACCCCGGGCGCCCGACGCTCGCACCCCGGACGCACACGGGCCCGGCATCTCTGCCGGGCCCGGAAGGTTACTTCTTGTTGCGACGCTGGTGGCGTGTCTTGCGAAGCAGCTTGCGATGCTTCTTCTTCGCCATGCGCTTACGGCGCTTCTTGATGACGGAGCCCATATGTCCTCACAATGATCGACTGGTGCTGGTCGGAACGACACGCGGCGCGGTCGCCTTGTCCAGGCACGGGAAAATCCTCTTCCACTGTACCGGGTGCGGCAGTCCGCCCGCGACGGCGCCGACCGGGGCCGGTCGCGGCGCTCACGACGTGAGTCGGTCGCCCTCGATGTAGGCGGTGGACAGGTAGTGCTCGAGGGCGTCCTGCGGCACGCGGAACGACCGGCCCACGCGGACGGCGGGCATCTCGCCGGAGTGCACGAGGCGGTAGACAGTCATCCGTGAGACCCGCATGACCTCGGCGACCTCAGCGACGGTCAGGAACCGGGCTCGCGGCTCTTCGCTCGACATCCCACCGCTTCCTCGACCTTGCCGGGCACCAACAACGTGCACCCCGCGGACAGCGGGCGTGTTGGCCTCACCTTAGGGCCTCGCGGGTCCCACGTGGTAGGCGTCCGCGTGTCAGTCGTGCTGCGGGTCGAGCCCGAGGTGCGGGAACACGGCCTCGCGCGCGCCCCGGATCGCCCGGTCGACGTCGTCGGCGGGGTCGTAGCCGTCGCGCCAGTGGCCGAAGGCGAGGCTCGCGCCGTCGGTCATCAGCTCGGGCGGGGTGCGCCCCCAGCGCTCGGCGACGTCGGCGCTCCAGCTCGCAGGCAGCGGCGTCTCCGGGTCGAGCGGGATGTGGCCGGCGATGGCGATCAGGTGGCTCCAGGCGCGGGGCACCACCTCGACGACGGCGTACCCGCCGCCGCCGAGCGCGAGCCACCGCCCGCCCGCGACCTCGTGCGCGAGGCCGTGCAGCAGCTCGGCGACGCGCCGCTGGGCATCCACGCTGACCTTGAGGTTCGCGAGCGGGTCGAGGGCGTGGGCGTCGCAGCCGTGCTGGCTGACGATCATGTCGGGGGCGAAGCCCCGCACCACCGCGGGCACGACGGCGTCGATCGCCCGCAGCCAGCCCGCGTCGCCCGTCCCGGCGGGCAGCGCGACGTTGACCGCGGTTCCCTCCGCGCCGAGGCCCCCAATGTCCAGCCCGTGGCCCGTGCCGGGGAACAGCGTGCGCCCGCTCTCGTGCACCGACACGGTCAGCACCCGCGGGTCGTCCCAGAAGATGTGCTCGACGCCGTCGCCGTGGTGGGCGTCGACGTCGACGTACGCGACCCGCTCGGCGCCGTCCGCGAGCAGCCGCCGGATCGCGACCGCGGCGTCGTTGTAGACGCAGAAGCCCGACGCCGCGCCGGGCATCGCGTGGTGCATCCCGCCGGTGATGTTCACCGCGTGCACCGCCTCGCCCGACCAGACCGCGACGGCGCCGGCGAGGCTGCCCGCCACGATGCGGGCGGCCGCCTCGTGCATGCCCGGGAACACGGGGTCGTCCTCCGTCCCGAGGCCGAACGCCGGCTCGACGTCTTCCCCGGCGGAGGCCGCCATCACCGCGGCGACGTACGCGGCGTCGTGCACGGTCCGCAGCTCGGCGACGCTCGCGGGCTCGACGCCCACGACGCGCACGCCCGGGGCGGTCAGGAGCCCGAGGGACCGCGCGAGATCCATCGTGAGCTCGAGGCGCAGCGGCGACATCGGGTGGCCGGCCCCGAAGTCGTAGTCCAGCAGCGCGGGTGTCCAGATGATGCGCACCGATTCCGCCATGGCGCACACCGTAGCCCGCACCCGATCGGGCCCGGGCCCGATCGCTCGGGTCCGTGCGGGTCGTCGGGGTCCGTGCGGGTCGTCGGGGTCCGTGCGGGTCGTCGGGGTCCGTGCGAGCTCGTGGGGGTCCATGCGGGCTCGGCGCGCGTGGCGCTGCGCGGCCCAGGCGACCGGGACGTGTCACAGTGGGTCGCGCACGTCGTCGGCCGGCCGGGAGGTTCCATGGAGCAGCGGATCGCCCTGACCCGCTGGTCACCCCGCGAGCTCGTCGACCGCCTGGCCCGGCAGTCCCCGGCCCGCCTCGCCCTCGGCGTCTTCGCGGGCGTGATCGCGATCTTCACGGCGCTGCTGTCGCTGCCGATCGCGACCGCGACGGGAACGCGCGCGCCGTTCGTCGACGCCCTGTTCACCGCGACGTCGGCCGTGTGCGTGACCGGCCTCGTGACGCAGCCGACCGGGACCTACTGGTCCACGTGGGGCCAGGTCGCGATCCTGGTGGCGATCAAGATCGGCGGCCTCGGCGTGATGACGCTCGCGTCGCTGCTCGGGCTCGCCGTCTCGCGGCGGATCGGGCTGACGCAGCGCCTGCTGGTCTCCTCCGAGACCAAGATGACCCGGCTGGGCGAGGTCGGCTCGCTGATCCGGATCGTCATCCTCACCTCGACGCTGTTCGAGGTCGCGATCGCCGTGATCCTCATCCCGCGCTTCCACCTGCTCGGCGAGAGCTGGTCGACGTCGGCCTGGCACGGGATCTTCTATGCGATCTCAGCGTTCAACAACGCGGGCTTCGTCCCCACCGCGGAGGGCCTGGCCCCCTACGTCTCGGACTGGTGGATCCTGCTGCCGATCGTCATCGGCGTCTTCGTCGGCTCGCTCGGCTTCCCGGTGGTCCTCGACGTGCTCCGGCACGCGCGCCGGCCCCGGCGGTGGAACCTGCACTCGAAGCTCACCCTGACCATGAGCGCGGCCCTCGTGGTGGCGGGGACGGCGCTGGTCGCGGCGTTCGAGTGGAGCAACCCCCGCACGTTTGCGCCGCTCGACTGGCCCGCCACGATCCTCGCGTCGCTGTTCGCGGGCGTCATGCCGCGCTCGGGCGGCTTCTCGACCGTCGACGTCGCCGGGATGCACGAGGGCACCTGGCTGCTCAACGACGCCCTCATGTTCGTCGGCGGCGGCAGCGCCTCGACCGCGGGCGGCATCAAGGTCACGACGCTGGCGATCATGCTGCTCGCGATCCTCGCGGAGGCCCGGGGGGACCCGGACGTCGAGGCGTTCGGCCGGCGCATCCCGCGCGAGGCGCTCCAGGTCGCGATCGCCGTCTCGCTCGTGAGCGCGACGATCGTCCTGGTCGCGAGCCTCGCGCTGCTCGCGATCACCGGCCTCGCGCTCGACGAGATCCTGTTCGAGGTAATCTCCGCCTTCGCGACGTGCGGGCTGTCGACGGGGATCACCGCAGAACTCCCCGACGAGGGAAAGTACGTGCTCGTGTTCCTCATGTTCATCGGCCGAACCGGCACGATGACCTTCGCGGCGGCGCTCGCCCTGCGCAACCGCCGCCGGGTGATCCGGCTACCAGAAGAGAGGCCGATCATTGGCTGAGAACCTGCGGGCCGCCAAGCCCGCCAAGGCCTCGAAGAACGCCGGCGTGCTCGTCGTCGGCCTGGGGCGTTTCGGCTCGGCCCTGGCGAGCACCCTGGAGGCACTCGGCCAGGACGTGCTCGCGGTCGAGAAGTCCCCCCAGCTCATCGCCCAGTGGGCCGGCCGGCTCCCGCTCGTGGAGGCGGACGCGACGAACCCCGAGGCGCTCGAACAGCTCGGGGCGCGCGACTTCGCCGTCGCCGTGGTCGGCGTCGGGTCCTACCTCGAGGCGAGCGTGCTGATCACGGCGAACCTCGTCGACCTGGGCGCGCCGCAGATCTGGGCCAAGGCGATCTCGGCCGAGCACGCCCGCATCCTGCAGCGCATCGGCGCGCACCACGTCGTGCTGCCGGAGTCCGACGCCGGCACGCGCGTCGCGCACCTCGTCTCGGGCAAGATGCTCGACTACATCGAGGTGGAGGACGGCTTCACGATCGTCAAGATGCGGCCTCCGCGCGAGATGCAGGGCTTCACGATCGGGCAGACCAAGGTGACCGAGCGCTACGGCGTCACGATCATCGGGGTGAAGAGCCCCGGCCTTGACTTCGTGTACGCCGCGCCCGACACCCGGATCTCCGCGAACGACCTGATCATCGTCTCGGGGCACGCCGAGCTGCTCGAGCGGTTCGCCGCCCGGCCCTGACGGCAGGACGGAAGACGCCGGCGCGCGCGCACGATCAGCGCTGGCGCATGATCAGCGCCGCCGGACGATCAGGACTCGTTGCAGCACCACGAACGCGAGTAGCAGGCCGCCGATCACGATCCGGGTCCACCACGAGCTCAGGGTGCCCTCGAACGTGATGATCGTCTGGATCAGGCCGAGCACGAGGACCCCGAGCACCGAGCCGAGCACGAAGCCGCTGCCGCCGGTCAGGAGCGTGCCGCCGATCACGACGGCCGCAATCGCGTCGAGCTCCATGCCGACGCCCGTGAGGGAGTACCCGGACCGCGAGTACACCGCGAACAGGAACCCGCCGATGCCGGCGCACGTCCCGCTGATGATGTAGACACCCACCTTGGTGCGCGCGACCGGCAGGCCCATCAGGACGGCGGAGCTCTCGCCGCCGCCGATCGCGTAGACGGTGCGCCCGAACTGGGTGTGGTGCAGCACGTAGAACGCGATCGCGACGACGACCAGGGCGATGATGACGCTCGGCGTGATGACCCAGGACTCGCCGATGGGGTAGCGCGTGCTCGAGAGCCACACGATGGTCGGGTCCGAGATCGGGATGGACGACAGGCTGATGACGTAGGAGAGCCCGCGCGCCAGGAACATCGCCGCGAGCGTCGCGATGAACGGTTGGATCTCGAACACGTGCACCATCACGCCGACGACGAGCCCGAGCAGCGACCCGACCGCGATCACGAGCGGGATCACCACGTACGCGGGCCAGCCGCTCTGAAACAGCGACGCCGCCATGATCCCCGAGAGCGCGACGACGGCGCCGACCGACAGGTCGATGCCGCCCGTGAGGATCACGAACGTCATCCCGACGGCGAGCACGATGAGGAACGAGTTGCCGATGAAGACGTTGGACACGACCCGGCCCGAGAGGAAGTTCTCGTACCGGCTGCCCCCGATCGCGAGGATCAGGGCGATCACGACCAGCGTCCCGAACACCGGCGTGTAGCGCGGGTCGAGCCGCGACCGCCGCGGCCTGCTGGCCCCGGGCCCGTCGCCGCCGCGTCCGCCGGAGAGCCGGCCGACGAGCGAGTGCACGGTGCGCCGCGGCTTCGCGGTGACCTCGTCCGTGACCATCAGGCCGCCACCTCCGCCGTCGCGCGCGCGGCCGGTGGGCGGCGCACTGTGAGCTTGGCGCGCACGATTGGCGCCTGGAGCAGGCACACCGCGATGACCACGAGCGCCTTGAACAGGGGGGTGATCGAGGGCGAGATGCCGAGGATCGTCACCGTGAGGCTCAGGGTCTGGATGATGAAGACCCCGATGAGCGTCCCGCCGAGCGAGAACTTCCCGCCGGCGAGGGACGTGCCCCCGATGACCACCGCGAGGATCGCGTCCAGCTCGATGAACAGGCCCACGTTGTTCGCGTCGGCGGCCATCACGTTCGAGCTCATCATCAGCCCGGCGATGCCCGCGAACAGCCCGGTCAGGGCATAGACCGTCCAGACGATGCTCCGCGAACGCACCCCGGCGAGCCGGCTGGCGCCCGGGTTGATCCCGACCGACTCGATGAGCATGCCGAGCGCGGTGCGCCGGGTCAGCACGGCGACGAGCGCGAACAGTGTGCCCGCGATCAGGATCGAGACGGGCAGCCCCAACCAGAACCCGGAGCCGATGGTCTTGTACGGCGGGCTGTTGATCGTGGTGATCTCGCCGCCCGTGATGAGCATCGCGATCCCGCGGCCCGCGGTCATGAGCACGAGGGTCGCGATGATCGGCTGGATGCCCACGACCGAGACGAGGAACCCGTTCCAGGTGCCGAGCACGAGCGACAGGGCCAGCGCGATGGCGATGGCGATGAGGACGGTCGAGACCGCGCCCGGCTGGGATGACGACGCGATGAAGCTCAGGGCGACCGCCCCGGAGATCGCGACGACGGCGCCCACCGAGAGGTCGATCCCCCGCGTCGCGATGACGAGCGTCATGCCCAGCGCGACGAGGATCAGGGGCGAGCTGTTGCGCAGGATGTCGATGAGCGCGCCGAACAGGTGCCCGTCCTGGACCCGGATGGTGAGGAAGGTCGGCGTGCTCAGGGTGTTCGCGACGATGAGGGCGAGCAGGGCGACCACGGGCCAGAACAACCGGTGCCTCACGATGGCCATCAGGACTGCCCTCCGCTGGCGATGAGCTCGACGACGTCACGGACGGTGACGTCGTCGCCGTTGGTGACCTCGGCGACCTTCGTCCGGTCCCGGAGCACCGCGATTCGGTGGCTCAGGCGGAGCACCTCCTCGAGCTCGGCCGAGATGAACACGACCGCCATCCCGTCGGCCGCGAGCTGCGCGACCAGCCGCTGGATCTCCGCCTTGGCGCCGACGTCGATGCCGCGGGTCGGCTCGTCGAGGATGAGCAGCCGCGGCGCCGTCGCGAGCCACCGCGCGAGGAGGACCTTCTGCTGGTTCCCCCCCGAGAGGTTGCGCAGGAGCGCCTCGGGGTTGGCCGGCCGGATACCGAGCGCCGCGATGTACTTCGTCACGAGCTCGTCCTGCTGGCGCTTCGGGAGCCGGCGGGCCCAGCCGCGGGCGGCCTGGACGCCGAGCACGATGTTCTCGCGGACGGTCAGGTCGGCGACGATGCCCTCGGCCTTGCGGTCCTCGGACGAGAACGCGATCTTCTGCCCGACCGCGGCCCGCGGTGTCCGCAGCCGGGTGGGCGAGCCGTCGATCGTGAGCAGGCCGGCGTCGGCGTGATCGGCACCGAAGAGCAGGCGGGCGAGCTCGGTGCGGCCGGAGCCAAGCAGCCCCGCGAGACCCACGACCTCGCCCGCGTAGACGTCGAGGTCGAAGGGCTCGATCGAACCGCGCCGCCCGAGACCGATGGCCTGCAGGTACGGCCGGGTGTCCGCGTGCTCGGAGATCTGGCGCTTGGGGGCTTCCTCGAGCTTCTCGAGGTCCTCGAGCGAGGCGCCGATCATCGCGGAGACGAGCTCGAGGCGCCGGATCTCGCTGGTCCGGTGCTCGCCGACGAGCTTTC harbors:
- a CDS encoding sugar ABC transporter ATP-binding protein, translating into MTGSSPVVEMSGISIEFPGVKALSEVDFSLYPGEVHALMGENGAGKSTLIKALTGVYRIDSGTIRVGGEPREFSGPAQAQAAGISTVYQEVNLCDNLSVAENIMLGREPRWAGGIAWRSLRREAAGYLARLGLDIDPRSLLSSHSIAIQQLVAICRAMVVDAKVLVLDEPTSSLDAGEVQQLFGVIRSLRDDGVAILFVSHFLEQVFEISDRMTILRNGKLVGEHRTSEIRRLELVSAMIGASLEDLEKLEEAPKRQISEHADTRPYLQAIGLGRRGSIEPFDLDVYAGEVVGLAGLLGSGRTELARLLFGADHADAGLLTIDGSPTRLRTPRAAVGQKIAFSSEDRKAEGIVADLTVRENIVLGVQAARGWARRLPKRQQDELVTKYIAALGIRPANPEALLRNLSGGNQQKVLLARWLATAPRLLILDEPTRGIDVGAKAEIQRLVAQLAADGMAVVFISAELEEVLRLSHRIAVLRDRTKVAEVTNGDDVTVRDVVELIASGGQS
- a CDS encoding helix-turn-helix domain-containing protein, which produces MSSEEPRARFLTVAEVAEVMRVSRMTVYRLVHSGEMPAVRVGRSFRVPQDALEHYLSTAYIEGDRLTS
- a CDS encoding 30S ribosomal protein bS22 — encoded protein: MGSVIKKRRKRMAKKKHRKLLRKTRHQRRNKK
- the yjfF gene encoding galactofuranose ABC transporter, permease protein YjfF — translated: MVTDEVTAKPRRTVHSLVGRLSGGRGGDGPGASRPRRSRLDPRYTPVFGTLVVIALILAIGGSRYENFLSGRVVSNVFIGNSFLIVLAVGMTFVILTGGIDLSVGAVVALSGIMAASLFQSGWPAYVVIPLVIAVGSLLGLVVGVMVHVFEIQPFIATLAAMFLARGLSYVISLSSIPISDPTIVWLSSTRYPIGESWVITPSVIIALVVVAIAFYVLHHTQFGRTVYAIGGGESSAVLMGLPVARTKVGVYIISGTCAGIGGFLFAVYSRSGYSLTGVGMELDAIAAVVIGGTLLTGGSGFVLGSVLGVLVLGLIQTIITFEGTLSSWWTRIVIGGLLLAFVVLQRVLIVRRR
- a CDS encoding LacI family DNA-binding transcriptional regulator, giving the protein MSATMHDVARLAGVSVKTVSNVVNGYAYLRPATKSRVEAAIAELGYQVNVSARNLRQGRTGMIGLAVPELSQPYFAELADLVIQAGEECGVTVLIEQTGAQRDRELEVLHGNRRRMTDGLIFSPLALGEEDRAEFTVGYPLVLLGERIFRGPTDHVTMANAEAAYAATTYLIGLGRRRIAVVGAHPGETVGSAALRTAGYERALAEAGLPLDPALVVPGDPWHRATGARVVEDLLASGTAIDAVFALNDALALGALRALSARGVRVPQDVAVIGFDDVDDARYSTPSLSSVAPGRREIARTAVELLVARIADPSPVRPFVEVVSAFTLVERESTRQA
- a CDS encoding ABC transporter permease, which produces MAIVRHRLFWPVVALLALIVANTLSTPTFLTIRVQDGHLFGALIDILRNSSPLILVALGMTLVIATRGIDLSVGAVVAISGAVALSFIASSSQPGAVSTVLIAIAIALALSLVLGTWNGFLVSVVGIQPIIATLVLMTAGRGIAMLITGGEITTINSPPYKTIGSGFWLGLPVSILIAGTLFALVAVLTRRTALGMLIESVGINPGASRLAGVRSRSIVWTVYALTGLFAGIAGLMMSSNVMAADANNVGLFIELDAILAVVIGGTSLAGGKFSLGGTLIGVFIIQTLSLTVTILGISPSITPLFKALVVIAVCLLQAPIVRAKLTVRRPPAARATAEVAA
- a CDS encoding potassium channel family protein; its protein translation is MAENLRAAKPAKASKNAGVLVVGLGRFGSALASTLEALGQDVLAVEKSPQLIAQWAGRLPLVEADATNPEALEQLGARDFAVAVVGVGSYLEASVLITANLVDLGAPQIWAKAISAEHARILQRIGAHHVVLPESDAGTRVAHLVSGKMLDYIEVEDGFTIVKMRPPREMQGFTIGQTKVTERYGVTIIGVKSPGLDFVYAAPDTRISANDLIIVSGHAELLERFAARP
- a CDS encoding TrkH family potassium uptake protein → MEQRIALTRWSPRELVDRLARQSPARLALGVFAGVIAIFTALLSLPIATATGTRAPFVDALFTATSAVCVTGLVTQPTGTYWSTWGQVAILVAIKIGGLGVMTLASLLGLAVSRRIGLTQRLLVSSETKMTRLGEVGSLIRIVILTSTLFEVAIAVILIPRFHLLGESWSTSAWHGIFYAISAFNNAGFVPTAEGLAPYVSDWWILLPIVIGVFVGSLGFPVVLDVLRHARRPRRWNLHSKLTLTMSAALVVAGTALVAAFEWSNPRTFAPLDWPATILASLFAGVMPRSGGFSTVDVAGMHEGTWLLNDALMFVGGGSASTAGGIKVTTLAIMLLAILAEARGDPDVEAFGRRIPREALQVAIAVSLVSATIVLVASLALLAITGLALDEILFEVISAFATCGLSTGITAELPDEGKYVLVFLMFIGRTGTMTFAAALALRNRRRVIRLPEERPIIG
- a CDS encoding acetoin utilization protein AcuC; protein product: MAESVRIIWTPALLDYDFGAGHPMSPLRLELTMDLARSLGLLTAPGVRVVGVEPASVAELRTVHDAAYVAAVMAASAGEDVEPAFGLGTEDDPVFPGMHEAAARIVAGSLAGAVAVWSGEAVHAVNITGGMHHAMPGAASGFCVYNDAAVAIRRLLADGAERVAYVDVDAHHGDGVEHIFWDDPRVLTVSVHESGRTLFPGTGHGLDIGGLGAEGTAVNVALPAGTGDAGWLRAIDAVVPAVVRGFAPDMIVSQHGCDAHALDPLANLKVSVDAQRRVAELLHGLAHEVAGGRWLALGGGGYAVVEVVPRAWSHLIAIAGHIPLDPETPLPASWSADVAERWGRTPPELMTDGASLAFGHWRDGYDPADDVDRAIRGAREAVFPHLGLDPQHD